The following proteins are co-located in the Spinactinospora alkalitolerans genome:
- a CDS encoding DUF2795 domain-containing protein encodes MAAPRDIEPVRRVLADMGFPASKDDIVARVEREGADVEVVSALRAMPQTEYYDEDQVLRFIPIDTAADDAPEAGRSRGDRSA; translated from the coding sequence ATGGCCGCACCGCGCGATATCGAGCCCGTCCGCCGGGTTCTGGCCGACATGGGCTTCCCTGCGAGCAAGGACGACATCGTCGCCCGCGTCGAGCGCGAAGGCGCCGACGTCGAGGTGGTGAGCGCGCTGCGGGCGATGCCGCAGACCGAGTACTACGACGAGGACCAGGTGCTGCGCTTCATCCCGATCGACACCGCCGCCGACGACGCCCCGGAGGCGGGTCGGTCCCGCGGCGACCGGTCCGCCTGA